In Rhipicephalus sanguineus isolate Rsan-2018 chromosome 1, BIME_Rsan_1.4, whole genome shotgun sequence, the DNA window ttggattagcgtgatgctatgagcgatcgaggccgacgcttttacgacgcttgggctaagatcgccacttcgcggtgtgttaaggcattgacaaaattgaacttctattgaaaacgcgccgaattcgattgacgtgtaacgcgttgcagatgttaatcgcggaggccacagtaatgacgaattactttaccgcttcgagagggcaacaccaccccgccgaccgggagagtggtataataaaaggcgcgtttgtaaagcctctagagtctctgactgtggcgcagtgaatagcgttcctggcatctgttgttggggactgagtggtcgtgggttcgatgccgttgacggaactttttttctttgccatctgatcgtgtaaattttttcgacgtcatttccgtgacggaaatacgttactgaagtgtcggtggaccccggcatcaaacactttcgtgttaaaatggacaTGCCGACTTCAGGCAAACTACTATTACTACAGCGTCATGCGAGAAATGGAATAATGCAACACTGCCCCCACTGCGCACTGCCAAAGGCAGTGTGTCACCGACCGTTGATCGAATGTTGGTGTTAGCATGTGCCGATGCTTTCATGAACAAAATGCGACTACGTAGGGTGATAGATCTATCTGAATTGTTGTGTTAACAAAGTTACCGAGAAGCGCAGTTTGCCTCCTATACCAAACAGTGAAGAGCGCATGGTTACTTCGGCAGTGCATAGCGTAAGAAAACTGCTCCACTTTACTGTAATATCATTACGGCATCGGTACTTCTGCATGAAAGCTACATGCTCTTCACATGGGCAGATATGCGCACCGAGTTTGCTTTAAACAATGCATTATCGAGCCTAAACACTATGCATGATAAGCCTAGCGAGTATCAGGGTCCAACTACATGTATCAAAATGAGCATCGGCAGCCCTACGAGCATGACCAATCCTAGCATGCAGAAGGCAGGTTATTCAAACATTTAACGCCTCTCTTGTGAAGGAATAAAATGGTACCGACATAGCCATTCATAATTTATTTCTTACCTGACATGGATGCCTCACACGCTcaaactataaaaaaagaaacttccgGCAAGCCTCACAGCGCCCTCAATATTTCGGAATACGTTTTTTTACAGTGAGTTTCGGTTTAGTTGCCGAGAAGCGTTCTGTGTGGTGATGTACGTCATAACCCAGAACTCTTGTGGGAGCAGTAGGTTACTGAGATTTCGCACTCTCCGTTTGTTCGATAACCTCTTATACACGTACGTGTCACACAGGCGTTTAGTAGGCCTTTCAATCGATAGTTCATTGACTCAATGGTCGAGTGCAAGCGCTTTCGAAGACCATTCAGTCATTAGTATATCGAGTCAACGGAGCCCcataccagggttgccaggtttgtcTACTTTGCGCCAATTCGGAGACTTTTTGAGTCCCGTGGCGGCAGAAGAAACGCGTTCGCTGCTTGGCTACTTTCGAGCTACATTATCTTCCCTCGATTCgagccaaattatcaatatctggtgacgtcgcagccgctggcgttcgaatatgtggtgtcaaaacatggcggcAAAAGCACGcttccagctcccaaaattgaattaaGCACTTGCATTACACAAAGAATGAACATTAATTAAATGAATGGCTCAGTTGTCTAAGCAGGGGTAAGGGTCAGTGATGAGATGAtaaaataaagatataaaaaacTACACGTTTATAACCTCCCAGCAAAGCAGGCCTCGCgcagaagaacaaaagaaaatgcaTTTGGATACGTGACGGGGACTCGGGGAAAACATTTTGCAGGCCCCCTATTGCTGCACCCGCTTTTAAACCGTATAATTGGAAGGGAACAGGACAATCGAAACCAATGCGCATATGgggcgctctgcactcatcgacattagaaataggATATCCAACGAAGTTCTGATTTCTTAGTATtaggtacggactgcgactcgagaatattAACTACTCGGACTTCAACATCACGCAAGAAATTATTGCAAAAGTGACTGCAGTTTATGCTTCAATACCAGTAGCTGCGATTTTGAACTCAGTCATAGCGTACACTGTATTTTTCTTgtccttttaagaaaagtcaTGGAAGACGCGTGAAGAGAGCGCCACTTATGAAACAGCACATCAAATTTCGTCATCCTGCCCGAAATGATTGCTAAGTCACCAATTTATGCTTCAATTTCAGCATTTCTGCATTTGAATGGCTCGTGCTCTACTTATTTACATTTCCGTCGCAAgattttgcatttagtcatttaaaaggaaaagaaagaaaaaaagacgtcgaAGTTGTTTCCAAACACGCGTGGCTACGTTTGGCTACGTTTGCTGTCCTTGGCTCAAtatggctacattttggctagttcTTTCAATTTTCTATTTTATGTGCTATCGACTTGGTAACCCTGCCCCTACAACTCTATCGAAACCCCGGGTGCAATTCTCGACGCCGTCATATTTCGCCagattgtcaaatttcgtaatcaCGGCATTTTAAGGCAATCGGAGAGGCCGTtgcagccctccgggccaatcagacttgaCCCATGGCGAAATTCCGCAACATAgctgaatttgacaatgtccaaaaTAGGGGGCTCCGATGGCAATTGAGAAACGGAAGCGGAAATAGCCCTAACGTGCCCTCTGGTACTTACGATTACACGGAAAAAATTTTATCAATATGTTCTAAAAACTGTGTATGTGAGTGTCAATAATCATTTTATAAAGCACTTTTGCCACTTGAAATGTGCAAATTGCACTTACTCTCGACTACAGCAACGTGCCTATGTTATCGAGAATGTGTGATAGCCGCATCGAGCGGCGCAAACGTTGCCGCACTTTCGCTGCTCAACAAGTAAAAAACTAAACATATGTATAAAAACGTAGAAACAATTTAATAAAATATTTAAACGAAACTAGCAGGCATATTCGGGCTTTTAAGTGAACCGATATTCTTTAACTTTtacatgaaaacgaaaataaagatGCACAGCGCCGCACAATTTTTGCGAGGCACGCCTCAATTGCAGCACAGACGTTGAAAACTGCCTTGTAGCAGCGTTTCAAGAGTTCCGGTCTGATTGGTTTACTATACTGCTTCTGGTTGTGAAGACTGATGGTGCAGCGCAACAGAGGGGTTATGTGTAAAAACATCCCCGTGCGTTGCTCCAACATGGTTACCTCCTGGGTCATGACGTCAGGGCGCAGTACAACCTCCTGGAAAACCACTCTAGAAAACTTCTTATATTTAATGATTTCGCTCGCGCTGAAGCATAGTCGCGTTTTTTCCCCATAGTCTTAAGGTTACATGCTTTTATATAACGCAGAAACTAAATAGTCCAAAATACCAAGTCAGCGTTATACTTGGACATGACGTTTGCATTTTTACAACTCTTCAATATCACCGCATAACCAGCTAATtatgcagaaaaaagaaacagtgctGCGTACCAGGGATGGTAAGAAAAGATTCATAAGTAGTCGCAGCCATCACGTGGCCCTGGTCACACTGCCAAGAGACAACGTAGCCAGTCAGCGGTCCTCCAGGTTCACTCGGTGCCTTCCATTCGAGGTAAGCTGAATCATCTTCGGTTGCATTCACTGTCAGCCTGTTAGGCTCACTCGGCTCTGGAAAATGTGCACAAGAAACGGCTCACAAGCGCCTACAAGACGTGACTATCAATGCCATCAACCAATGAGACTGTGTTTCTGCGCTTCTACAGCTGCCTATCATGTTTGAGACACTCACACGGGAAAGCCCTGGACTCTTATTCGCTTTGCTCCCACTCAGCACGATGTTCCTTGCAGATGTTCGCCACATATAACGGAGGAGCAAGTGCCAAAGGAATTGAGCTGTGTGcgcaagcaacacacacacacacacacacacacacacacgtatatatatatatatatatatatatatatatatatatgtatatatatacgtgtgtgcgttatactcggtccctgccggcggcaagtcatcttttcgtccactttactttcttcacatttgtattctaaatactacagttaacaccccctgtactttccttggcgttattgtctgttagttctcattaatattgtgtctaacaaagataaacgagcccttgaaaaatcatctgctttccttcatatatatatatatatatatatatatatatatatatatatatatatatatatacatatatctatatatacttAAAAAAATCAAGTACGTAGGCAAAAAACCGTGCTGTAAAAGACTGACGTTTCGGCcatgggaccggccttcgtcggagtggaCCCATATTTTTTCATCCGCTGATCTCACCTCACTCCGACATACGGATAATAGCATctcaatccgaggcataggatattcGTCCTTACGGGTAATTTTTGTTCAGTGCTTTATAATCGACGCTACATCGCATGTATATAtttaagccacaaagaaaatattTCGGAACAATGGAAAAtacttttcgtgcgtctttctaTGTGTTTGAGAAGCGCGCTGCAAGTTCCGAACTGCTTCCCattctttgcgtgacattacactttgttgctatcgcattcagtgcttcgcccttgcggcgaaactgggaccTTTCTTTAACTAGCACAACAGGCGAACACCATGGGCTTGCCGAAGGCCTCataacgttgcgtgcgagcatgtcgttgacttgttcttctatagCCTTGCGTTCAGAAGCTGTACACGGTAAGAGCGGGGTCGAATGACACGAGGtccgtctgtgtcgatgcgatgagcagCCACCGTTGTTTAAGACAGACCATCCGAACGAACATCAAAGTAAGCTTTGTGTTCCGttaatatggtcagcaaggcatcCGTCTGGGTCGGATTGACATCTGTACTCAAAGTGGCTTTGAGTGCACAAGATGAACCTTCCGGGGGCGTACACTGTGGGAACGACGAGGCAGGTGAAACAGCGATGACACATACCGGTGCTTCTTCGATAATGCTAGCAAGAGTGGTCCCTTCCGGCAGCATTAGTCGTTCTGGTGTCGTGTTGTAGATggtgatgcttgcataaccacTTGAGAACCGCACTGGAGAAGAGGCGATGGTGATTCCTCGAAACATGCAGCGCTGACAAAGGATAACCACTGCGTCGGCGTCTATAATATCTCGTCACCTGATCGTCAGAACACGTTCTTAGCCTGAAGGCTGGAGAAATTCCGCAGCTGTTACTAAATTGTGCGACGAAAAATCGGAAGCAGAAAACTCAGTGTGCGTAATACGAATAAGGGGTTGACCGCACGAAATGACAGCAGACGCAGCtgataggaagtcccagcctaagatgATCTACTTAGAGCATGAAGAAAGCACAGGCAGCTATACATGATGGCCGATTCCGTTGATAAGAACGCGAGCAGTACACTACAAGGTTGGGCGAATTGAATTGTCATTAACACCGCATAACATGGAGCCGACATGAGGAGTTGCACTTTTCatagacgaaaacacaattcgcggtGAATGAATAAaatggcggctccagtgtctataaGGGCGTCAACAGAAACACCTTTCACACTaacaggcagtaaatttgctgggcgagacAGAGCAATTGTTTAGTCTCGATAACGAgtagtttcccctccaaaaaactgcagcttctagttttccgagtggctgtctaGAGTGATTGGAACAGGACGCAAGGGTGATGACGTACGctgaaatggtgacggagaacggcggcgaggtgagCGGGAAGGACGAGACATGCCATGGGACAGTGGAGGTGAGGGCAACCGACGTAATGAGGATACATACGGTGCTGGAGCGtaggcatcagatcttggggcaaGGTCTCCTTCACAGgcagaatagccacgtcgttcatcctgctgactGCGGCGGCAGAATCGGGATATATGGCTCCAGATGTTAGAGCAGAAACAGATGGGGCGCGAAGGGTGCCAGGTAGAGTGGTGTGGTTGCACAGGCGCCTGTGCTGCCGTCGAGGCCAAATGGTCGCATACAACGTCCGCACGCACAGGTAGAATTGGTGCAAGGGCCTGTAATGCAACTTCTGCATAAGCAGGCGTACGAAAGCGCACAGGAGACGGTGAACGTGCGACGCTCGTcatcgatgccagttcgtccttgataattACGGGCGCGCAAATTAGGAGGAGGAGAGTGAACAGACAAAACGGCTGTGTTGCCTGGAACAAAGCCATGAAGTTCCTCTCAGACAATGGTGCGGACAACGGCTAGCAATTCATGTTCTCCGGTAAGGCCAGCATCAAatgaggcgtgtggaaggcgtgtggaaggcgcatgtAATACAATGCGTCCAGGCGTTGTCATGTGGTGATGTCTTGAACTGCATTTGGGCTCTAAATGACGGGAGCATTGAAGGCCACGGTGTTCACGCCTTTCagtatgtgacggatgcgatcgTCCTCCGTCATGTGACACCGGCCACGTCAACacagagccagaacgtcttcaatatacAGCGTATATGATTCGTCAGGCCCTTGGATGCCGgtgcgagcttctgtttcgctagcttgaaagcATGCTGCAGGCGTGCCATATATCTGACGGAGTTTCTCCGTGAATGCTGCCCAATCAGGAGAGTCGATTTCATAGGTTTAGAAGCACGTTTTAGCGACCTCCTTGGGGTAAAAAGGAACATGCGCAGTTTGTGTGCCTCATCCCAATGATTACAAGCACTGGTTCTATCGTAATTGTCGAgtcagtcttcgacgtcttcacAGCGAAGGCTGGAAAATACGGGAGGGTCTCGTTGCGATGTGCTCACGGTGTAGTTATGCCCAGCTGGCTGAGTAGAAGCGGCAGTGGACGTGTTGTTTTGTGTCATCCCTATAGTTTGTGAGCACCACCGTGGACAATACCGGAGATCCAGTGGTGACCGGGAGAGCAAGAGGACGGGAATTAAAACATTCTTCACCATTTATGAGAGGGCGTCCGGTACGACAGGAGAAAGGTTACATTCTAATACAGTCGCGCGAGGCAAAGGCGCCCGTGCGACAAACAGTGATTACGATGGTTgagcatataatatatatatatatatatatatatatatatatatatatatatatatatatatatatatatatatatatatatatatacatatatatataaatatatatatatatatatatatatatatatatatatatatatatatatatatatatatatatatatatatatatatatatatactgctctCAACGTCTTCGAACGCCTGAGATCGGAAAGGTGTGATCATTAGTGAGGTTAAAATCGATACCATATCCATGAAATTGTCACTTTGAGCCTTGAAGGTAACTGACATTAAGCGCTACGAAGCGACCGATTGCAGAAATACACtgcagtagaatggaaagttgagctagttggaatATTTGCATGGTTGATGCAAGCCTTGTCCTGTGCTTTCTGGTTCTACGTCTTCATCTTTCAGCTCTGCATGACCCATGCACCGATTGAAGAGCCTTAAATAGTGTGTATGAGTAACATTGTGGCACCTTGAATGTAAACAAGGTTCAATGTAGACAAATAAAGGTAATGTCTATTCGTGCAATGATCAGAAAGACGTACCAGATATGACGGTCGTGATGAGCACTGTGCTGTCGTCACCACATTCTAGACCGTTGCAGCCTCTCACTGATAGCGAGTGGGTCGTGTGCGGCTTGAGCTCAGAGAACCTCACGAAGCCCGTTTTAAATGACAAGTCCCAGCTGTAGAATACGACCACGTCGCACTCCGTCGTGTTCTCGCAGTTCACCCAGCTGCTGTTGTTTGTGGAAACCTGAGTAAAGAAAACGGCATGTGCATGCAGAGTGCTAACGTGGTAATTAAGAAGCGTGATCAAATATATGATAGCAATATCTAGCTAAACACCTATTCCCCTAACATCCCTTAAAGGATTCCTCAGATGGCGTGTTCTGCCACCCTGTGCAAGCGTGTGCATTGCGCAAGCATATAAGTACCCCGCCCGTACGATAAATTCGATGCCCTCATTTTTCAAGGCGAAAACTCTTCATACCAGGCATTTCAACACGCTTATTTGCCCAGCCCAACTGGGTGAAGAATGTGACAATTCTATGAGAGCCTTCCATCGAAGCTTTATTGAGCCCATGTAGACTAACAGCTCTGTACATATTCTCTAAGCCAGGGTTTTCAAAGAAACGGCGCGCAAAGTTTTTGCCATCGACTCGGTCGGCACATGGCTGTTTTCGTCTCATATTAAGTGCGGatcacttcaggggcccgggctgtcgtcgcCTGTCATCTCATGTGGTCGCCTGCCGTCACGTTCAAAGTACCGAAATAGGTCAAGAAAGGGCACTACAGGTATAGTCAATACCAAATTTAATCAAGATAGGGCGACACTGCACCACGAATGAAAGTTTCCTTTCCCGTCCACTACCATTTAttgttaataaagtttattcctcgtcctcctcctttcccgccatgAAAGCCGATCAGGCTTCACGTTTCGAACGCCAGCCCACGCTTGCCCGTGAATGCCACCGTCGACGAAGGGCTAATGCTTCTGTCCGAGGCAGCGAAGCGATAGCAAAACGcaagcgccgggagttagacgcaggTCTACGGGAAaaagaagcggaggcgaaacgccagcgaacGTGAGGTGATACTCAGGTTTGGAAGACTTAGACTCAAGCCGAGCGCCAACAAAGAGAGGCGAAACCAGTTTCGACTCAAACACAAGCCTAGCGTCAGCAGATGCGGGCGAATCCTCAGCTCTGCTTCGTAATTTGCACAGATTTCACGGTGTGGAACTGTGTCGAATGTTAACGCGACAgtgttaaagaactcgtttcgcagaaatcccggtgtcggcgtcgacgtcgatagttgtgagcgaaaaatattcatcttgtctgtgaccgaaaaattgagagagatgcaaataaaataaataataaaaattgggcagatcccacgcgttgtgggcaccggtttcatgcgaagcagtcagcgagtacttgtatgctgtattttatggcttttaaccaagcgttacgaggtggatcgacgtgtttttgtaagtgtagtagctgtgtgcacatcgtgggcttacaaggcacgtcgacaacactggcgtttaaaggctaacttatggtgtgatgtaacgtcagccctcacgttagagtgcatacgtcagtattatcgaaactaagtgcacttaagttatggtgcagtcatgtggatatcatacgtaactttcgttattgtattcctccgaggtcgagcaatgcttcaatatagcttgctgaataataggaatacaaatgtagtgtttattagactgccataagagcggaggcaacactggaaccacagacgttaatctgatatgacgcctgaatcgtatgagtacatatgtagtgtttattgcttgcttgtaaaactagatacccagcaccacaaccacaatcgatgttgcaccgacattacgcctgcataggctgttttaacgcgatagcgttagagagctcgcgTTGCAGGAATTCCGGTGCCGGCGTCGACGTCGACGACGGTGTCGgcagcgttggttgtgagcgaaaaatcatccgtgagcgaaaaatcgagaaagaagtaaataaaataaagaacaaaatcttcggtcccattgaggatcgaacccgggccgttcgcgtggcaagcaggtgtcctaccacaaagccacgatgttacttgcagctgctttggGAAAAAAAagactacataaatgccatgtagtggaaggagtctccttaacgcattttgttcggcaggtgtctcGACGAAAATGAGCTCATTCGCCGATTTGTATGTGCATTTGCGAggtcatcaaactacgtcgaaaaaggcagggatagtgcagccatcgccgctaaaagcaCACGCGAACTTTccaacagctctaaaaatgaacaactatgtccatctagcggaaaacatattaagccaacgccggctttctagaggaggcgttgatcaagcaaacagcaaacgctagataatgtgccgctatctgtgaggcattgtgagaaatatgtctcgactcttcatggcctccgagatggcaagcgcgcggcgtgtatcttggaggccatgcgactcttgctttagatcaaaaacctgtaacattcgcgcgcgcgcgcgcgcgtgcgtgtgcgtgtgtgtgtaacaatacacattaataagtatgtacttagtggttgaagtgcgcactaggggtcggatttcgctatcgcgttcaagtcttaaaggcgaagcttaagggtcccccaatttttttcagaaccactttgtagatctggcgtggctctgtggtagaacacctggttgccacgcagaatgcttgggttcgattcctgctgggatcctaattttcattctttccattcgtcgggtcaacgctgccgatgtctcgcatttaaattaccagtgtatgttctcgcccttcctgggtaggtataactgtcaatcatctgAGGCGCATACCCggacactgcggcccgtggtaaacgagtatgtgccacacgtgtctgcaggaaagggtttgacgacgtactcgacaggattttcacgttattcatgtcatgacccgacagtcatattcatcaaattctcttaccctcccatgccaattttgttctacaccaagttaaggaggcgatcatgagtgcacccagacgtaggcggctatatagatagatacgtagatagaaacgctcaaagtgccaaaggttctttaggaaatgcttcgtatttaaaaccgtatgttcgagtgagaatcgaacccagggcgtctgcgtggcaagcaggtgttctaccacagagtgagGCTATTGCTTGAAATTCATTCGGAAAacaatatccacgaagtgaatgatggttgaggagctggctcggagatagtCGGGTTTCGCCTGCGTTATTATAAttatcaaggctctcgaagaacaagaggaagaagacttctcttttgtgCAAGCATGCGCAtgatacagttggctatgctatatgtggttttgtctgcgttaatgtcatcatcaaggcgctcgaagagcaagaggaaggagacttctctgtcgcgcgagctgcgcctgtagcggtcgcctcagGAACTAAGGTtgcgcttacggcgcgggactttgccccagcttaagaacctggcgagccagctcctaaaactatacgaatgccatgtagtggaaggagtctccataACGGATGTAATATTGCATGAGAGAAGCGTACAATTGGGCCAggtatgtgaattgcgcaacgagtgggtgttttaaaggcccgcacattgcaaagcgctcagacatagtGAATCATCATCAGATGCAAAAGCATCCaccaagtgagcagctgcgtaggttcgcgtgttgcgttactgacgcgtagtgggcccttagctgattctcaaaaggaagaattatggcgtagtgggcacctagcAACTGACCTTGCAgtatgcattctaggatagtttgaaacagccaatgttacgcgcacagtcgtttgtttccttacggcacgcttgaggcatgcactgagaaccgaagctatgctagcaattgagaaggctatgcgcacgaggcccgattacgccatcgtgttttactcttgaaggcgaagctcaagcgttctccaagttttttttcttattaagttggcgagctacacagacgtgagtGACCTCAAGCATTTTTCTGGTGAAGCCCCCGTGCGGTCACCATGCGTTAAAAAATAACCGCCGAACAAAAACTATGCATtttagaatcggcgtccagattttagttatTGTAGCGATCAGTattgatatgtttctcgaaacctgacgtcaaatccccttcagatatGGCCCTTATTTGAGATATGGCAAAGGCCTTGTTTAAAATAGCAACAGAAGCTGACATATTGGTGTATGATGGGGATATGTGGTAATAAAGTGGCATGCCTGTTCGACGTTTCTGGTCTCATTCGTTTTACAAAGAAAGCTGTTATGATCACAACGGTGGCGGCGGTGTCCGTTGGTACGAACACCACCGCcgcctccgccggtgtccgtaaccactgtcgcgcgatataagaaaagaaaaattagaaGTAAGTAttcaggatcggatgggatttgaacccgggtcatCTACGGGGCAGTCGAGTATTCAACCACAAAgcgacgctggtgcttgaaactcctctgcaaaaagaccccatacagacGCATGTCTGgcgaggaatcacgttaacacgcgtactatagcgtggcagaagagtaaaataacaaccaggtgtcacacaatgctaattgcgcaacgagtatgtggtttgaagcttcccacccactacaacctgctcagccataatccttcatcgttatcagccacatgcagcatcaacaaaatgcacataatgcctcatgGGAGGTCTAGGCCCGGCCACCTAAACTTGCTGGTTTCTGTCAATAAAgttcattcctcctcctccttcttgaagatgtgtagcgggtacctcgcttatccgcagaaagacgaatggcATAGcggttgcttccctacttcacaaaaattatgatttgtggcgtagtggataccttgcgtgtgttagtcgccccaagagagtttcgaACGGGCTCTAGGAAGTCAGGATTGTCGATTGGATTTAATTCTCTATTAAGCGAATAGATTCTCAGGGAACACTGCGCGAATTGCTCCTGCGCATACCGCGTGTCGAGCTGGTGGGCGCGCGAATCCACGC includes these proteins:
- the LOC125760329 gene encoding uncharacterized protein LOC125760329, giving the protein MEGSHRIVTFFTQLGWVSTNNSSWVNCENTTECDVVVFYSWDLSFKTGFVRFSELKPHTTHSLSVRGCNGLECGDDSTVLITTVISEPSEPNRLTVNATEDDSAYLEWKAPSEPGGPLTGYVVSWQCDQGHVMAATTYESFLTIPGLPNVARECTFSVSAFNTAKDERQLHGKSATLTTPWPPQK